A single genomic interval of Aureliella helgolandensis harbors:
- a CDS encoding AAA family ATPase, with protein sequence MNTEQLTDEQEKTIVEHLRESRTRIDTELSKTIVGQKDVVQQLLISLLAGGHCLITGAPGLAKTLLVRSVAQIFDLKFQRIQFTPDLMPSDITGTEILEQSSDGTRSMQFVHGPIFANVVLADEINRTPPKTQAALLEAMGEHQVTVAGRRYVLEEPFFVLATQNPIEMEGTYPLPEAQLDRFMFNVLIDYLPHDEELDVVMQTTSTRPEPIEKLFSGLDVLQFQEVVRRVPIARETADYAVRLVEATRPGRNQATTFVNEWVSWGAGLRAAQTLVLGAKARALLEGRSHAAIDDIRALAAPTLRHRVLLNYKAEAEGVTVEDCIESLLLNVSAD encoded by the coding sequence GTGAATACAGAGCAGCTTACCGACGAGCAGGAAAAGACCATTGTCGAGCACCTTCGGGAGAGTCGCACGAGGATCGATACAGAACTATCGAAAACCATCGTGGGCCAGAAAGACGTTGTACAACAACTTTTGATTAGTCTTTTAGCGGGTGGGCATTGTCTCATCACCGGTGCGCCTGGGCTGGCGAAGACATTGTTAGTACGCAGCGTGGCTCAGATTTTTGATTTGAAATTCCAACGCATTCAATTTACGCCCGACTTAATGCCTTCAGATATTACGGGCACGGAAATCCTAGAGCAGAGTAGCGACGGCACTCGCTCGATGCAGTTTGTGCATGGCCCGATTTTTGCCAATGTGGTTTTGGCCGACGAGATCAATCGCACGCCTCCCAAGACGCAGGCTGCGTTGCTGGAGGCGATGGGGGAGCATCAGGTCACCGTGGCTGGCCGCCGATACGTGCTCGAAGAGCCCTTCTTTGTACTGGCCACACAGAACCCGATTGAGATGGAAGGTACCTACCCGCTGCCGGAAGCTCAGCTTGATCGGTTCATGTTCAATGTCTTAATCGACTATTTGCCGCATGACGAAGAGTTGGATGTGGTCATGCAGACCACTTCGACTCGCCCCGAACCGATCGAGAAGTTGTTCAGTGGGCTCGACGTTTTGCAATTTCAAGAAGTGGTTCGCAGAGTCCCGATCGCGCGTGAAACCGCCGACTACGCCGTGCGACTCGTGGAGGCTACCCGGCCCGGACGGAACCAAGCAACTACCTTTGTGAATGAATGGGTCAGCTGGGGAGCTGGCTTGAGGGCCGCACAAACGCTGGTCCTCGGCGCAAAGGCGCGCGCCTTACTCGAAGGGCGTTCCCACGCGGCCATCGATGATATCCGAGCCCTGGCTGCACCGACGTTGCGACACCGCGTATTGCTGAACTACAAAGCGGAAGCGGAAGGCGTGACGGTCGAAGACTGCATCGAATCCCTGCTCCTCAATGTTTCTGCGGATTGA
- a CDS encoding DUF58 domain-containing protein: MRTASGQAAASGSSSTGRRSLIDPIALMQIKNLTLRAKTVVDGFTAGLHRSPLRGFSVEFAEYRPYVLGDDPRSLDWKLLARTDRYYVKQFEDETNRRCYLAIDQSKSMEYGTQGYTKSEYARTLAATIAYYLSLQRDAVGVMTCGTAKSEFLPPRHRTGHLQHLMRILELESTGIHSDLAQSLEQLAGLSRRRGMVVIISDLLTEPDSLLQPLGYLRGRGHDVLVIRILDRSEIDLSIKASSMLQDLESGQEMYVDPTLARSLYRQRFDTHEAQLLEICHRRKARLLTVTVDQPLETVLLEMLGAASSVSAKQAMARSAAVSGSKPLATTSKPPTTTAQKAKE, translated from the coding sequence ATGCGAACCGCTTCAGGACAGGCGGCGGCCAGCGGGAGTTCTTCCACTGGCCGACGCTCGCTCATTGATCCGATTGCGCTGATGCAGATCAAGAACCTGACGCTGCGCGCCAAGACGGTCGTTGACGGTTTTACCGCAGGGCTCCATCGAAGCCCGCTCCGCGGATTTTCAGTCGAATTTGCTGAGTATCGTCCGTATGTTCTAGGGGACGATCCACGCAGCCTCGATTGGAAACTCCTGGCCCGCACCGACCGCTACTATGTCAAACAATTCGAAGATGAGACAAACCGCCGCTGCTACCTAGCCATTGATCAAAGCAAGTCCATGGAGTACGGGACGCAAGGCTATACGAAATCGGAGTATGCTCGCACGCTAGCGGCCACGATCGCTTACTATCTATCCCTGCAACGCGATGCTGTGGGAGTGATGACGTGTGGAACGGCGAAGTCTGAGTTTCTGCCGCCGAGGCATCGCACCGGACACTTGCAGCATTTGATGCGCATTCTGGAGTTGGAGAGTACGGGAATTCATTCCGACTTGGCACAATCCTTAGAGCAGCTGGCGGGGCTTTCGCGTCGGCGTGGGATGGTAGTCATCATCTCCGATCTGCTGACGGAGCCTGATTCGCTGCTGCAACCGTTGGGCTATCTCCGCGGTCGCGGTCACGACGTGTTGGTGATTCGCATCCTCGATCGCAGTGAGATTGATCTGTCCATCAAGGCAAGTAGCATGCTGCAGGACTTGGAGTCTGGGCAAGAAATGTATGTCGACCCCACGCTTGCTCGATCGCTCTATCGGCAGCGTTTCGATACCCATGAAGCTCAACTTTTAGAAATCTGCCATCGTCGCAAAGCCAGATTGTTGACCGTGACCGTCGATCAACCGCTGGAAACGGTACTCTTAGAAATGCTCGGTGCGGCAAGCAGCGTTTCTGCAAAACAAGCGATGGCTCGATCCGCAGCCGTGTCAGGCAGCAAGCCGCTGGCCACCACTTCAAAGCCGCCAACCACTACAGCCCAGAAAGCCAAGGAGTAA
- a CDS encoding coiled-coil domain-containing protein codes for MDTRLKQRLIEVARRMQSVRRGWCLTAIFLMSAAIAWGIYQVAAAGFAVPAETRWWWLGCTIVAALLAAVLTRPRERQYPQVVQRLERTFPSLNQRLVTATGLRSRTRNGEFGYLERSVISEALQHDRQHVWRTIIPNGRLLVVHATTLIALAAMVLIAVRLWQPEKQLSLQPASIKSVVVPQRTPIITPGNTEVERGSSLIVTARFESDLPDEVWLLQRVKGDAEADVSRISMRRSLNDPVFAAFLYDVREPLEYAVEFDQRRTPDYQVDVFDYPALVRADAVLEYPVYTQQETKTVVDTRRVTAAAGTKLTWQLHLNKPAITAHLLTESGDTHAFAPTASDATVLETTLQLNESIQWTLQLVDRDGRQQAREITLRAKVLPNKPSVIQLTSGGDAVVSPIEEFLVAAKITDDFAVFRSGIGYQFGDSAPVEIEQARTEADEVESAEIKPSRELTLSEMIDFESLNAEPNQFLSYYAWAEDRDVDGQVRRTMSDMYFVEVRPFEEIFRQGEQPSAGEQQQSESESQPQGNEETEELLELQKQIMIATWNVMREAKGERLLGRSAPDLVMLAESQASAIELLEEKGAESNVQGAAEILARATEKMQAAVKVLELSADSLSKTDLSSALASEQAAYQELLRLQSREHEVVRSQQSRSSQSRSQRSQARQQQINELELENQENRYENERLAQDQQSEEQNTVRQVLSRLRELAARQEDINEQLREIEAALQAADSTAERETLEQQLQRLREQQQQMLQDSDELQENLDAQNSPSLEEAQEQMQEIREDMQQASQSLQQGNTSQALSSGTRAAQNLDEMQEEVRQQAAGQFAETMQEMKGRAAELEETQDQIVEQMDRVDAEPSGGLRAPSQESDVAEQLEQQRQRLNELLEQMQTTVEQAEDAEPLLAQRLYDSFRRTEQQQADQRLELTQRLFDRNLAPQARELAGQSVEDLSMLREDIEDASEVVLGNSVDSLRLALDQLERLENDVHRELEEGLGRDDSAERGQTTPRTPQGAADEEEISGDVPGGSPSPVDPSQFDATEGQTPGSAQNSGEGQSAPPQSAPGQEPSQPGQPQQSQPGQEQPSQGQPGQEQPGQGQSGQGQPGQGQPGQGQPGQEQPSQGQPGQGQPGQGQPGLRGGSPNNSGGRTGQPGSGLLGGGASSGENSGQEEWNPNAAPFTGEGFREWSDRLRDVEELVDDPQLRWEATQIRQAARELRGELKRHSAAPQWDELEKMVAQPLADLTHKVSQELMRRVAQKSEIVPIDRDPVPSEFSRSVELYYENLGRSQ; via the coding sequence ATGGATACTCGACTTAAACAGCGTCTGATCGAAGTCGCACGCCGCATGCAATCGGTTCGGCGTGGATGGTGTTTGACTGCAATTTTTCTAATGTCGGCGGCCATCGCGTGGGGGATTTACCAAGTTGCTGCGGCTGGCTTCGCGGTACCAGCCGAAACGCGCTGGTGGTGGCTAGGCTGCACGATCGTAGCTGCTTTGCTGGCCGCCGTATTGACGCGTCCGCGGGAACGACAATATCCCCAAGTGGTACAACGTTTAGAACGGACCTTTCCCTCCCTCAACCAACGCTTGGTGACAGCCACCGGTCTTCGTTCCCGCACTAGAAACGGTGAATTCGGATACTTGGAACGCAGTGTTATTTCTGAAGCACTGCAGCATGACCGTCAGCACGTTTGGCGTACGATCATTCCCAATGGCAGGTTGTTGGTGGTACATGCAACGACCCTGATCGCCTTGGCTGCCATGGTGCTGATCGCCGTCCGCCTCTGGCAACCTGAGAAGCAGTTGTCGCTTCAGCCCGCTAGTATTAAATCGGTGGTGGTACCGCAGAGGACTCCGATCATCACTCCCGGAAACACTGAAGTTGAGCGGGGTTCCAGTCTAATTGTGACCGCTCGCTTCGAATCGGACTTGCCGGACGAAGTGTGGTTGTTGCAGCGGGTGAAAGGGGACGCTGAGGCTGATGTCAGTCGGATCAGTATGCGGCGTTCGTTGAACGATCCCGTATTCGCCGCGTTCCTCTATGATGTGCGGGAGCCACTCGAATATGCCGTCGAGTTCGATCAACGGCGTACTCCTGACTACCAGGTAGATGTCTTTGATTATCCGGCATTGGTCCGGGCGGATGCTGTGTTGGAATACCCGGTCTACACGCAACAGGAAACAAAGACTGTGGTTGATACACGACGTGTTACTGCTGCAGCCGGTACCAAGTTGACTTGGCAACTCCACTTGAACAAACCTGCCATCACCGCACACTTGCTAACAGAGTCCGGAGATACTCACGCGTTTGCGCCAACGGCTTCTGACGCGACTGTGTTGGAAACTACATTGCAATTGAATGAATCTATTCAGTGGACGCTACAGCTTGTCGACAGAGACGGACGACAGCAAGCACGTGAGATTACGCTGCGAGCCAAAGTATTGCCGAACAAGCCGTCGGTGATCCAATTGACCTCTGGCGGTGACGCGGTGGTTTCCCCTATCGAAGAGTTTCTTGTTGCCGCCAAGATTACCGATGACTTTGCCGTTTTTCGTAGCGGGATTGGGTACCAGTTCGGCGATAGCGCTCCGGTAGAGATCGAGCAAGCAAGAACAGAAGCAGACGAAGTCGAATCCGCTGAGATCAAACCGTCGCGTGAATTGACCCTTTCGGAAATGATCGATTTCGAATCCCTAAATGCGGAACCCAATCAATTTCTGTCCTACTACGCCTGGGCTGAAGACCGAGATGTCGACGGGCAAGTCCGCCGGACGATGAGTGACATGTATTTCGTCGAAGTGCGCCCCTTCGAAGAGATTTTTCGTCAGGGAGAACAGCCCTCTGCAGGGGAACAACAGCAAAGTGAATCTGAATCTCAGCCACAGGGGAATGAAGAGACCGAAGAGCTGTTGGAACTGCAGAAGCAAATCATGATCGCGACTTGGAACGTCATGCGCGAAGCCAAGGGAGAGCGTTTGCTGGGGCGATCGGCTCCCGACTTAGTTATGTTGGCGGAATCACAAGCCTCCGCCATCGAATTGCTGGAAGAAAAGGGAGCGGAGAGTAACGTGCAGGGCGCGGCGGAGATTCTTGCGCGTGCCACTGAAAAAATGCAGGCTGCTGTAAAAGTTCTCGAACTGTCCGCCGACTCCCTCAGCAAAACGGATTTGAGCAGTGCGCTCGCCTCCGAACAAGCTGCCTACCAAGAACTGCTACGTCTGCAGAGTCGGGAGCACGAGGTTGTTCGCTCGCAGCAGTCCCGCAGTTCGCAGAGTCGTTCACAGCGGTCACAGGCCCGCCAGCAGCAAATCAACGAACTCGAACTCGAGAATCAAGAGAATCGTTATGAAAATGAACGGCTCGCTCAAGACCAACAAAGTGAAGAGCAGAACACCGTGCGGCAGGTGTTGAGTCGGCTTCGCGAGTTGGCCGCGCGACAGGAAGATATCAACGAGCAACTGCGAGAAATTGAGGCCGCGTTGCAAGCAGCCGACTCAACTGCGGAACGCGAAACACTTGAGCAGCAGCTTCAACGACTGCGCGAGCAACAGCAGCAGATGTTGCAGGATAGTGACGAACTGCAAGAAAATCTCGATGCTCAAAATTCTCCCTCTCTGGAGGAGGCACAGGAGCAGATGCAGGAAATTCGTGAGGACATGCAACAAGCCTCCCAATCCCTGCAGCAAGGCAATACCAGTCAAGCACTTTCCTCCGGTACGCGGGCGGCACAGAATCTTGATGAAATGCAGGAGGAGGTTCGGCAGCAGGCCGCTGGCCAGTTTGCAGAGACCATGCAGGAGATGAAAGGCCGGGCTGCTGAACTGGAAGAAACTCAGGACCAAATTGTTGAACAAATGGACCGTGTCGATGCTGAACCCAGTGGCGGCCTGCGAGCTCCCAGCCAAGAATCGGATGTGGCTGAGCAATTGGAACAGCAGCGACAACGACTCAACGAACTATTGGAGCAAATGCAAACCACTGTCGAGCAGGCGGAGGATGCGGAACCACTCCTCGCGCAACGTCTGTACGACAGCTTTAGGCGGACGGAGCAACAGCAGGCCGATCAGCGATTGGAGTTAACGCAGCGATTGTTCGACCGCAATTTAGCGCCACAGGCCAGAGAGCTGGCGGGACAATCGGTCGAAGACCTTTCCATGTTGAGGGAGGACATTGAAGACGCTTCCGAAGTCGTGTTGGGCAATTCCGTAGATTCACTACGCTTGGCACTCGATCAACTCGAACGACTTGAGAATGACGTACACCGGGAGCTGGAAGAGGGGCTGGGACGCGACGATTCAGCGGAGCGAGGCCAGACCACGCCCAGGACTCCCCAGGGGGCGGCAGATGAGGAGGAGATTAGCGGCGATGTACCAGGAGGCTCGCCGTCTCCAGTCGACCCATCGCAGTTCGACGCGACGGAAGGGCAAACACCGGGGTCAGCTCAAAACTCAGGGGAGGGCCAGTCTGCACCACCCCAGTCTGCGCCTGGACAAGAACCATCTCAACCCGGACAGCCTCAGCAATCCCAACCCGGACAAGAGCAACCCAGCCAGGGACAACCCGGCCAAGAGCAACCCGGCCAGGGGCAATCAGGACAAGGGCAACCAGGACAAGGGCAACCAGGACAAGGACAACCCGGACAAGAGCAACCCAGCCAGGGACAACCCGGACAGGGGCAGCCAGGACAGGGACAGCCAGGATTACGTGGTGGATCTCCGAACAATTCGGGTGGCCGCACCGGGCAGCCTGGCAGTGGGCTCTTAGGAGGCGGGGCTTCCTCAGGCGAAAATTCTGGCCAGGAGGAGTGGAATCCCAACGCGGCCCCCTTTACCGGCGAAGGATTCCGTGAATGGTCAGATCGACTGCGGGATGTTGAGGAGCTGGTCGACGACCCACAGCTTCGGTGGGAGGCAACGCAGATTCGGCAGGCTGCTCGTGAATTGCGAGGTGAGCTGAAACGGCATTCCGCAGCGCCTCAGTGGGACGAGTTGGAAAAGATGGTCGCCCAACCCTTGGCCGACTTGACCCACAAAGTCTCCCAAGAGTTAATGCGTCGCGTCGCTCAAAAGTCGGAGATTGTGCCCATTGACCGCGACCCAGTTCCGAGTGAATTCAGTCGTAGTGTGGAACTGTATTATGAAAATTTGGGGAGATCGCAGTAA
- a CDS encoding DUF4159 domain-containing protein, with product MRRSIKLTLLTTIVVCMVGSSLFAWQWGRGGRRGRDPNDRGGVPVWDVSPRFKSDTFTFARVRYSDGSNRWGGRGGREGRWTIDMPDSDLNFSLRLQQITSLKVNPHPVVVDLDSPELFDYPFIYMIEPGNLYFSEPEVAGLRKYCLNGGFMMVDDFWGDHAYRVFYEQIKRVFPEREPQDVPLEHEIFQCVYPLTEKPQIPSIGGDWQYGITWEEGHGSDTRTPNYRAIYDDEGRIMVFICHNTDLGDGWEQEGVHEEYFREFSVKKSYPLGINIVTYAMTH from the coding sequence ATGCGTCGATCAATCAAGTTAACTCTACTGACCACGATCGTCGTTTGTATGGTGGGAAGTTCCCTGTTTGCCTGGCAGTGGGGGCGAGGCGGACGGCGCGGACGCGATCCCAACGATCGCGGTGGCGTGCCTGTGTGGGATGTTTCCCCGCGGTTCAAGTCCGATACGTTCACTTTTGCTCGCGTGCGGTACAGCGACGGCTCGAACCGTTGGGGGGGAAGAGGGGGAAGAGAAGGTCGATGGACGATCGATATGCCCGACAGCGATTTGAATTTCTCATTGCGACTGCAACAGATTACTTCGCTGAAAGTCAATCCGCATCCGGTAGTAGTTGATCTCGATTCCCCGGAACTGTTTGACTACCCGTTTATCTACATGATCGAACCGGGGAACCTGTATTTCTCGGAACCGGAAGTGGCCGGATTGCGCAAATATTGTCTCAATGGTGGATTCATGATGGTGGACGACTTTTGGGGCGACCATGCCTACCGAGTGTTCTACGAACAGATCAAACGAGTTTTCCCGGAGCGAGAGCCTCAGGATGTACCACTCGAACATGAGATTTTCCAATGCGTTTATCCGTTAACGGAGAAACCCCAGATTCCTTCCATTGGGGGCGATTGGCAGTACGGAATTACCTGGGAAGAGGGCCACGGTTCCGACACGCGAACTCCTAACTACCGAGCCATTTACGATGACGAGGGACGCATCATGGTGTTCATTTGTCATAATACGGACCTCGGAGATGGATGGGAGCAGGAGGGAGTTCACGAGGAATACTTTCGCGAGTTCTCCGTAAAAAAATCGTACCCTTTGGGGATCAACATCGTGACCTATGCGATGACCCATTGA
- a CDS encoding BatA domain-containing protein, with protein MGLLAPLYALAALAIVGPVLFHLIRRQPQGQVTFSSLMFLSPSPPRLTRRSRLDNWLLLLLRALALVLIAFAFTRPYFRQESWLDVGLSGRTVVLLVDTSASMQRPSVWQGAQDQALELLDRMSPQDRVALYTVDRSLSSLVSTEEALATEPLATQQSVRAALLSLQPSWYSTELAKGITAVADALNAAVISRDEDRSQEREIVLISDLHRDSHLEPLQGYQWPEGIELEVRQVRPDLPGNARPAVMVGVEEIEDRDAPVRVRLETTVDSTQDAFELSWVDQAGSHMGTGTSLQVPPGQVRVATIGVRPPGAVRIRLEGDAWDGDNELFLTASTRRSEKIVVASPAHNERLAEERLSFLLERAPLDSPQVERRIWQAPGESAAIGMLGDANVAAIIIEPAEFELAGVDRLREFASNGGVVLVSLMREEIGASNSGEFLSRLLAIEGITVGEAKVDDFALMSAIDYSHPVFAPFADPRFNDFSKIRFWQHRQISLPEAQTPSLPDKFKVVAQYDDQSPLLIQQPIGQGSIWVFTSGWQPKMSNLGLSSKFVPIMMGILAPETRKSQPRAAYEVGEPIVGVDAADVRIEDSEHQPARDDCYVVEQNSLHFAKPGLYWIESASGKEQVAVQVPAAESQVLPLDQNVLEQYSVVLGEVEAEADRQQDARQLKVEELENKQRLWQWLLVLGLCVLALETVVAGRLAHRSKGFAGRPSSISG; from the coding sequence ATGGGGTTACTAGCTCCCTTGTATGCACTGGCCGCGTTGGCGATTGTGGGGCCCGTCCTATTTCACTTGATTCGGAGACAACCTCAAGGGCAAGTCACCTTTAGCTCGTTGATGTTTCTCTCCCCGTCGCCTCCTCGCCTGACGCGTCGTAGCCGACTCGACAATTGGTTGCTTCTATTGCTGCGGGCCTTGGCCCTGGTTCTGATCGCATTCGCCTTTACACGCCCTTATTTTCGCCAGGAAAGCTGGCTGGATGTGGGGCTCTCTGGTCGGACGGTGGTGTTGTTAGTGGATACCAGTGCGAGCATGCAACGCCCATCGGTGTGGCAGGGCGCCCAGGATCAGGCGTTAGAGCTGCTTGACCGCATGTCTCCCCAGGATCGGGTCGCGCTCTACACCGTCGACCGCTCGCTATCCTCCCTCGTTTCCACCGAAGAAGCGCTGGCGACTGAACCGTTGGCGACTCAGCAGTCTGTCCGTGCTGCGCTACTGTCTCTTCAGCCTTCTTGGTATTCCACCGAATTGGCAAAAGGCATCACGGCGGTGGCAGATGCGCTGAATGCGGCTGTCATCTCGAGGGATGAAGATCGTTCCCAGGAACGCGAGATCGTGTTGATCAGTGATCTACATCGCGACAGTCACCTAGAGCCCTTGCAGGGCTATCAATGGCCCGAGGGTATCGAGTTGGAGGTTCGACAAGTCCGTCCAGACCTCCCGGGAAATGCACGCCCGGCGGTGATGGTTGGCGTTGAGGAAATTGAAGATCGCGATGCACCGGTTCGAGTGCGGCTCGAAACCACTGTCGACAGTACGCAGGATGCCTTCGAACTCTCCTGGGTCGATCAAGCCGGGAGCCACATGGGGACGGGCACTTCTCTGCAGGTTCCACCCGGGCAAGTTCGGGTGGCAACCATTGGTGTTCGCCCGCCCGGGGCAGTGCGAATTCGTCTGGAAGGGGATGCCTGGGATGGGGACAATGAACTGTTCTTGACCGCTTCAACACGGCGTAGCGAAAAAATCGTGGTAGCCTCTCCCGCTCACAACGAGCGGCTCGCTGAGGAGCGATTGAGCTTCTTGCTGGAACGCGCTCCTCTCGACAGTCCGCAAGTCGAACGTCGGATCTGGCAAGCCCCCGGCGAATCGGCAGCAATCGGAATGCTAGGCGATGCCAATGTTGCAGCAATCATCATCGAACCGGCTGAGTTTGAGCTGGCTGGCGTCGATCGGTTGCGTGAATTCGCCAGCAATGGAGGTGTGGTGCTTGTTAGCCTAATGCGTGAAGAAATTGGGGCATCAAACTCGGGCGAATTTCTTTCTCGGCTACTCGCGATCGAGGGGATCACTGTTGGCGAAGCAAAGGTAGACGATTTCGCGTTGATGTCTGCGATCGACTATTCTCATCCTGTCTTTGCTCCGTTTGCAGATCCACGCTTCAACGACTTCAGCAAAATTCGCTTTTGGCAGCACCGTCAAATCTCATTGCCTGAAGCTCAAACGCCATCGCTGCCTGATAAATTCAAAGTCGTTGCTCAATACGATGATCAATCTCCGCTGCTGATCCAACAGCCAATTGGCCAAGGAAGCATCTGGGTATTTACATCGGGGTGGCAACCGAAGATGAGCAACTTGGGGCTCAGCAGCAAGTTCGTTCCGATCATGATGGGCATTTTGGCACCAGAAACTCGGAAGTCTCAACCCCGCGCTGCGTATGAGGTGGGGGAGCCGATTGTCGGGGTGGACGCGGCCGACGTACGCATCGAAGATTCCGAGCATCAACCCGCCCGGGATGACTGCTACGTGGTGGAACAAAACTCGCTGCATTTTGCCAAACCAGGACTCTATTGGATTGAGTCTGCGAGCGGCAAGGAACAGGTGGCCGTGCAAGTTCCGGCCGCGGAGAGTCAAGTGTTGCCGCTCGATCAGAATGTCTTGGAGCAATACAGCGTCGTACTGGGGGAAGTGGAAGCGGAGGCGGACCGGCAGCAAGATGCAAGACAGCTGAAGGTGGAGGAGTTGGAAAATAAACAACGCCTGTGGCAATGGTTACTCGTCCTAGGATTATGTGTTTTGGCATTGGAGACAGTCGTAGCGGGACGATTGGCCCATCGATCCAAGGGATTCGCCGGCCGTCCATCTTCCATATCGGGGTAA